The genomic DNA TAATAAGACTacttactatgaaatatataaaGTTATGCAAGAAACGGAATTGAAGTTTTAAAAGGTCTTTCTTTCTAACCGGATCCACGCTGGCTAGTTAGTAGTCAGTCTCATCATTCCATATCATAAGAATTATCATATTGCTTTATAAGTTAGAAGTAAGTTTTTAGATGTTATTTAGTTATCATTCGATTGTGCTAAATAATATCAAAAAAATTAGAATACACACTACTAAAATGGACAAAACAATCACCCACCCCTCCTTTTATACCTATCAAAAGAAAACGTCTTAAACCATTGTTTCCAAGCAGCATCCTGTTGTTGCTCAAGCCACGAAAGAAAACAACTATCCAACAAGCAGAAAAGATTCACATACAAAAGCTGGTACCTAACCGGCACAAACCGAAAATTAACCACTTGAATCATCGGCCATATCCCGCCTTCCACTATCAACGCGGGCAGGAAATCGCGCTTCGCCTCTTCAGTAACTTGCGTAAGGCTTTTCCCTGACGCAAAGCCCATATACGCGAAAAACACTAGTAAGTCCACTGGCCCGAATATGATCCCGTCTAGCGCCACTTTCATAGCCACAAATCGCATAGATTTAGGCGGGTATTGGATTTTATATTGTAAAAATCTATCTAAACCTTCATACCTACAAATCAAAGCAAATCACATTACATTAGGGATGGGATTGGTACAGTTTTTCGGTACCCATACCGGTACCGAAATTGAACAAAACTAGGTACCAAATATTTTGATACGGTACGGGTATGAGTACGGGTATTGGTACAAGTATTTCGGTACGGTACCCGCTttggtaccattttgtttttatttagtttttgagAAATCATACGATTACTATATAGGTAAAATTGACATGAGTACCAAATAGATAAAGTTTATGAGTACCAATACGATACAGGAACCATATAGGTAAAATCAATACAA from Helianthus annuus cultivar XRQ/B chromosome 7, HanXRQr2.0-SUNRISE, whole genome shotgun sequence includes the following:
- the LOC110886527 gene encoding protein sym-1 gives rise to the protein MLKLWRWYKNCLTKHPVKTQVISSGFIWGLGDLAAQAVTRGTTATKNNKYTFLPEDDKDLHINWKRVVTTSLFGAAFVGPIGHFWYEGLDRFLQYKIQYPPKSMRFVAMKVALDGIIFGPVDLLVFFAYMGFASGKSLTQVTEEAKRDFLPALIVEGGIWPMIQVVNFRFVPVRYQLLYVNLFCLLDSCFLSWLEQQQDAAWKQWFKTFSFDRYKRRGG